The Pithys albifrons albifrons isolate INPA30051 chromosome 13, PitAlb_v1, whole genome shotgun sequence genome has a segment encoding these proteins:
- the PCLAF gene encoding PCNA-associated factor, which translates to MVRTKADQRGGPFRKVLGARAPRKALGPASLNAAPPPAARKGCGRPAGLNPVCVRPVPAWQRSIGEFLLRVPPKENRAPDGSVPGSSGLGARSLPPDPAQNGESSEEE; encoded by the exons ATGGTGCGGACCAAGGCGGACCAGCGTGGCGGCCCCTTCCGCAAGG TGTTGGGCGCCCGCGCCCCCCGGAAGGCGCTGGGCCCCGCCAGCCTCAACGCGGCACCGCCACCGGCCGCCAGAAAGG GTTGCGGGCGCCCCGCGGGGCTGAACCCGGTGTGTGTCCGGCCGGTCCCCgcctggcagaggagcatcGGCGAGTTCCTGCTGCGGGTCCCGCCCAAGGAGAACCGGGCGCCCGACGGATCCGTGCCCGGGAGCAGCGGCCTGGG AGCTCGGAGTCTGCCACCGGATCCTGCTCAAAATGGAGAGTCCTCTGAGGAGGAGTAG
- the TRIP4 gene encoding activating signal cointegrator 1 — protein MAAPSELLAWCVQHLRGDFGLDVGEEVVRYILSITNEDEIREYVVDLVQGTDGKKSWFVEELLSRWRKSAQLPSEPFSAYQKKDEALEVPRAGDPGKKGKRKGRNKQETPVYAEPSVHVEEVKTPLDLAKAQESSSSSVGSTSISSKKKPKYVSLYTKEGQDRLAVLIPGRHPCECLGQKHKLINNCLVCGRIVCAQEGSGPCLFCGALVCTKEEQDILQRDSNKSQKLLKKLMAGAESSGNLDAISKDLLPRQEARLKAGLEMAVKHKDKLLEFDRTSVRRTQVIDDESDYFATDSNQWLSKQEREALQKREQELRELRHASRLAKKITIDFAGRQILEEDNSMAEYHSKLDETIEAINRGGLSQPGGSPEEKAALNSGVLVNPRLLQPAPLWVDQTGLLPQRKTVHSMDAGSESGSERSRLRIQDRELQEISDDGWCLSLHQPWASLLVRGIKRVEGRTWYTSHRGRLWIAATAKRPSPQEISELEATYRMLLRKDVEFPSDYPSGCLLGCVDVTDCLSQEQFQEQYPDLSQESGSPFVFICTNPQEMVVKFPIKGKHKIWKLDAKIHQGAKKGLMKQKAVG, from the exons ATGGCGGCGCCCAGCGAGCTCTTGGCCTGGTGCGTCCAACACCTGCGAGGGGACTTCGGGCTGGACGTGGGCGAGGAGGTGGTGAG GTACATCCTGTCCATAACCAACGAGGATGAGATCCGGGAGTATGTGGTTGACCTTGTCCAGGGCACCGATGGGAAGAAGAGTTGGTTTGTGgaagagctgctctccaggtgGAGGAAATCCGCCCAACTGCCCTCGGAGCCTTTCTCGGCGTATCAGAAGAAGGACG AGGCTTTGGAAGTGCCACGGGCAGGAGACCCAGGGAAGAAGGGGAAGCGCAAAGGCCGGAACAAGCAGGAGACGCCGGTGTACGCCGAGCCCAGTGTGCACGTGGAGGAGGTGAAAACCCCCCTGGACCTGGCCAAG gcccaggagagcagcagcagcagtgttggCAGCACTAGCATTTCCTCTAAGAAGAAGCCCAAATATGTCAGCCTGTACAccaaggaggggcaggacaggctggctGTGCTCATCCCAGGCCGTCACCCCTGCGAGTGCCTGGGCCAGAAGCACAAGCTCATCAACAACTGCCTGGTGTGCGGGCGCATCGTCTGtgcccaggagggctctgggccCTGCCTGTTCTGCGGGGCCCTG gtaTGCACTAAAGAAGAACAGGACATTCTTCAGCGGGACTCCAACAAGAGCCAGAAGCTGCTGAAGAAGCTCATGGCAG GTGCTGAAAGTTCAGGGAATTTGGATGCCATAAGCAAGGACTTGCTGCCTCGCCAGGAAGCGAGACTCAAAGCAGGCCTGGAGATGGCTGTGAAGCACAAAGACAAGTTGTTGGAATTTGACAGGACAAG TGTGCGTCGCACCCAGGTCATTGACGACGAATCGGATTATTTCGCCACAGACTCCAACCAGTGGCTCTCCAAGCAGGAAAGGGAAGCTCTCCAGAagagagagcaggagctgcGGGAGCTGCGCCACGCCTCTCGCCTTGCCAAAAAAATCACCATCGACTTCGCCGGCCGGCAGATCCTGGAGGAAGATAACAGCATGGCTGAGTACCACAGCAA GCTGGATGAGACCATTGAAGCCATTAATCGTGGTGGGCTGAGTCAGCCCGGTGGGAGCCCGGAGGAAAAGGCAGCGCTGAATTCTGGTGTGCTGGTGAATCCCCGTCTCCTTCAGCCTGCTCCTTTG TGGGTGGACCAAACTGGTTTGCTCCCGCAAAGGAAAACGGTTCATTCCATGGATGCTGGAAGTGAGTCTGGCTCGGAGCGGAGCAGACTACGGATTCAAGACCGAGAGCTGCAGGAGATCTCTGATGATGGTTGGTGCCTCAGCTTGCACCAGCCTTGGGCTTCCTTGCTCGTGAGAGGAATCAAAAG GGTGGAGGGCAGGACCTGGTACACATCTCATCGAGGGAGGTTGTGGATTGCAGCCACTGCTAAAAGACCTTCCCCTCAGGAAATCTCTGAACTGGAGGCAACCTACAGGATGCTGCTCCGGAAAG ATGTGGAATTTCCAAGCGATTATCCCTCAGGATGCCTCCTGGGCTGTGTGGATGTGACTGACTGTTTATCACAAGAGCAATTTCAGGAGCAG TATCCGGACCTGAGCCAGGAGTCCGGGTCTCCATTTGTCTTTATCTGCACTAATCCCCAGGAGATGGTTGTGAAGTTTCCCatcaaaggaaaacacaaaatct GGAAGCTGGATGCAAAGATCCATCAGGGAGCGAAGAAGGGGTTAATGAAGCAGAAAGCCGTGGGGTGA